A stretch of DNA from Acidobacteriota bacterium:
CTTCGCCATCAACAGGCCCTTGTCCTTCGCAGTGGTCCACTCGGCGCGGGGGCGGAGCGACCCCACGAAACCGGTCTTGTCGACCCCCCGCGCTTCCAGGGCGATGCCGGTCTGCCCCGTCCGGGACACGAGGGTGTCCACCTCCGGGAACGTCATCAGGCGCCGGTGGACTTCCGCCGCTACCGACCCGGCCTTCTCCAGGGAAACGCCGGGGAGGAGCTGGAAATCCATGTCGAAGGCCCCCTCGTCCATGACGGGGATGAACTCCGTCCCCAGGTGGGGAATGAGCAGCAACGCCCCCGCCACCAGGGCCCCGAAGACTCCCAGCGGGACCCAGGGGTGCCGGGTCCCGTGGCGGAGCAGCGGCTCGTAGAGCCAGCGGGCCCCCTCCAGCAGGACGTTTCGGCGCTCGGCCCCCGGGCGCAGGAAGGTCGCGCAGAGAACAGGGACGACGAAGATCGAGAGGAGGAGCGAGGCCAGCAGGGCCACGGCGACGGTGAACGCCAGCGGGGAGAACATCTTGCCTTCCATCCCCTGCAGGGTGACGATGGGCACGAAGGTCAGGGCGATGATGAGTTCCCCGAAGATGCTCGGCCGCCGGACCTCCAGGACCGCCTTCAGGACGGCCGCCGAGGTCCCGGCCCGGGAGCGGTCCGTCTCCTCGCCGAGGCGCCGCTGGGCGTTCTCCACCTGGATGATGGTGGCGTCGATGATCATGCCGATTGAGATGGCCAGCCCCCCCAGCGACATGAGGTTGGCGCCCAGCCCCAGGGCCCGCATGAGGATGAAGGTCAGCAGGAGGGAGAGGGGGAGGGCGAGGATCACCACCAGCGCCCCCCGAAGGTTGCGCAGGAGCAGGTAGAGGACGATCGCCACCAGGACGGCCCCCTCCAGCAGGGTCCGCAGGACGGTGGCGACGCTCGTCTCCACCACGCCCGAGCGGGTGTGGAAAGGCCGAATCCGGGTCCCCTCCGGCAGGACGTTCCCCCCGTTGATCTCCCGGACCTTCTCCTCGACCCGGCGCACCACCGCCAGGCCGTTCTCGCCCTTGAGCATCATGACGATCCCGCCCACGGCCTCGGCGCCGTTCTTCAGGGCGAGCCCCTGGCGCGGGACCGCTCCGGCCTGCACCCGGGCCACGTCGCCGACCCGGACGGAGACCCCTTCGTGGGGGGTTTTGACCACCACCGCGGTGATGTCCGCCTCGTCCCGGAGCAGGCCGATCCCTCGGACGATGTACTGCTCCGAGGACCGGTTCACAAAACCGCCCCCGACGTTGAGGTTGTTCGCCCGCAAGGCCTCGGTCACGTCCTGGAACGCGAGCCCGTACTTCCGGAGTTTCTCCGGTTCCGGGAGCACCTGGTACTCCTTGATGTACCCGCCGAAGGAGTTCACCTCGTTGACGCCGGGGACGCCTTTGAGCAGGGGGGAGACCACCCAGTCCTGGAGCGTGCGCAGCCGGGTCAGCTCCGCGACCCGGTCGTCCCCCGGCGCCGGCGGGGGCCCTTCCAGGGTGTACTGGTACACCTCGCCCAGGGCGGTGGTCACCGGCCCCAGTTCGGCCTTCACCCCGTCGGGCAGGGTTTCCGACACCGAGGACAGGCGTTCGAAGACCAGTTGCCGGGCGAAGTAGATGTCGGTCCGGTCCTCGAAGACCAGGGTGACCACCGCCAGGCCGTACTTGGTGACGGACCGCAGGGTCTCCAGCCCCGGAAGGC
This window harbors:
- a CDS encoding efflux RND transporter permease subunit encodes the protein MIEKLMGASLRNRVLVLFVVLIVAGLGVVAIRDLPLDAFPDVTSVQVEVMVSAPGLSPPEIERAVTHPVETAMRGLPGLETLRSVTKYGLAVVTLVFEDRTDIYFARQLVFERLSSVSETLPDGVKAELGPVTTALGEVYQYTLEGPPPAPGDDRVAELTRLRTLQDWVVSPLLKGVPGVNEVNSFGGYIKEYQVLPEPEKLRKYGLAFQDVTEALRANNLNVGGGFVNRSSEQYIVRGIGLLRDEADITAVVVKTPHEGVSVRVGDVARVQAGAVPRQGLALKNGAEAVGGIVMMLKGENGLAVVRRVEEKVREINGGNVLPEGTRIRPFHTRSGVVETSVATVLRTLLEGAVLVAIVLYLLLRNLRGALVVILALPLSLLLTFILMRALGLGANLMSLGGLAISIGMIIDATIIQVENAQRRLGEETDRSRAGTSAAVLKAVLEVRRPSIFGELIIALTFVPIVTLQGMEGKMFSPLAFTVAVALLASLLLSIFVVPVLCATFLRPGAERRNVLLEGARWLYEPLLRHGTRHPWVPLGVFGALVAGALLLIPHLGTEFIPVMDEGAFDMDFQLLPGVSLEKAGSVAAEVHRRLMTFPEVDTLVSRTGQTGIALEARGVDKTGFVGSLRPRAEWTTAKDKGLLMAKMRKSLEDIPGMAFSFSQPIQCRIDELVAGTRAQVILKLFGEDLAVLRAKCAEMAVVLSKVPGASEMVVEKVAGQPYLVVRVDRAQAASRGLSRREILETVETAMAGTAATRVYEENRAIDLTVRLPEGLRGSVETLLGLPVGTGGGTSVPLSAVASVELEEGPVQISREGGQRRMGIEVNVTGRDIGGFVAEARERIDREVSLPPGYTVSWGGQFENQQQAVRRLSLVMPAVVLLVLLLLFMTFQAARPAALVFLNLPFALMGGLFALWLSGLYLSVPASVGFVVLFGVAVLNGLVLVSRVLQLREGGGNVADAVLEACRNRLRPIVMTASITVFSLVPMLFASGPGAEIQRPLAVVVVGGLVTSTLSTLWVLPAMYRWFDRKPQPG